The window GAAGGTGAGCGCGTTCAGCTTGTCCGGTCGGTCGAGGGTGACGGTGGCCACGCCGTCCTGCCGGGTCACCCGGAGGTGGCGCCACCGTTCGGTCGCTGAGGTGGAACCGAGGAAGGGGCTCACCCGACCGACGGTATCACCGCTCCGTGACTCCCGTCACAGAAACGCGACAGCCCACGGCCGCGTGTCGACGCCCGCGCGCCGAAGGTCCCCGCCGCCCGTGGCACTGGTCCCCACGTTTCGGACGGGGTGCCCTACAGGGCCACACTTCGGGTTCGTATCGTTGAAACCGGGAGTTACCCACCCCCGGCCCGCCTCCCCCTGGATAAGGACGGCCCCGCCTTGCCCGACCCATCCGCCTGGCGGATCGCCCTGCCGCACACGGCCGCCGCCGTGCCCATCGCGCGCGCCCTGGTCCGTACCGCCCTGACCGACATCGAACCGTCCGCCGACAGCGACACCGCGGAACTGCTGACCGCCGAGCTGGTCGCCAACGCCGTCGAGCACACCGCGGGCCGGGCCCCGATCGAACTGGTCGTGGAGCTGCTGGCGAACGGCTGCCAGGTCGAGGTGCACGACGGCGACCCCCGGCCGCCGGGCGATCTCGCGACCCGCCGGGACGACGCGCACCCCGACCCCTGGCAGGAGCACGGCCGGGGCCTGCTGTTGATCCGGACGCTGAGTTCCGCCTGCGGCCACCGGCCCACCGAGCACGGCAAGGCGGTGTGGTTCACGCTGCCCGCGCGCCGGCACGCGTGACGAGGCGGCGCGGCCGCCCGGGAGGCACCCGACCGGAGCCGCGCGCCTCGGGCCCCGCGGCCCGCGACCCGCGACCCGCATGACTATGCGGAGAGAGCCGCTCCGGGGTCGGCCAGCGTCGCGACCAGCACGGCCTTGATGGTGTGCAGCCGATTCTCGGCCTCGTCGAAGACCAGCGAGTGCTCGGACTCGAACACCTCGTCCGTCACCTCCAGGTACTCCAGCCCGTGCCGCTCGTGGATCTCCCGCGCCACCGCCGTCCCGAGGTCGTGGAAGGCCGGCAGGCAGTGCAGGAACCGCACGTCCGGGTTGCCGGTGGCGCGCAGCACGTCCATGGTCACGGCGTACGGGGACAGGGCCGCGATCCGCTCGTCCCAGACCTCCTTGGGCTCGCCCATGGACACCCAGAT of the Streptomyces sp. NBC_01426 genome contains:
- a CDS encoding ATP-binding protein; protein product: MPDPSAWRIALPHTAAAVPIARALVRTALTDIEPSADSDTAELLTAELVANAVEHTAGRAPIELVVELLANGCQVEVHDGDPRPPGDLATRRDDAHPDPWQEHGRGLLLIRTLSSACGHRPTEHGKAVWFTLPARRHA